One window of Quercus robur chromosome 5, dhQueRobu3.1, whole genome shotgun sequence genomic DNA carries:
- the LOC126725292 gene encoding protein CHROMATIN REMODELING 4-like: protein MDLLRKDIKDSDSCAMNGKDQDESAVTTENFEKANERMVTEENTDVSLRNQDIDEVPKIYETDVSNETKDDKEVDLEMGMRSSAENKIQEATLAESACVDGEKVSYEFLVKWVGKSHIHNSWISESELKVLAKRKLDNYVS, encoded by the coding sequence ATGGATCTTTTAAGAAAAGATATCAAGGATTCAGATTCTTGTGCTATGAATGGTAAAGATCAAGATGAATCTGCTGTAACTACAGAGAATTTTGAAAAGGCAAATGAAAGAATGGTTACGGAGGAGAATACTGATGTCAGTTTGAGAAATCAAGATATTGATGAAGTTCCAAAAATTTATGAAACAGATGTCTCTAATGAAACCAAAGACGATAAAGAAGTGGATTTAGAAATGGGAATGAGAAGCTCTGCAGAAAACAAAATTCAGGAAGCCACCTTGGCTGAATCTGCTTGTGTTGATGGAGAGAAGGTATCTTATGAGTTTTTAGTTAAGTGGGTTGGAAAGTCTCATATTCATAATAGTTGGATTTCTGAATCCGAGCTCAAAGTTCTGGCAAAGAGGAAACTTGACAATTATGTCAGTTAG
- the LOC126727914 gene encoding putative leucine-rich repeat receptor-like serine/threonine-protein kinase At2g19230 has protein sequence MEESLSIAHRFISIDCGSDEDYIDEETGIPYNNSSENAFRYPNDVYDRIWGPLLFDNWIPIATNSTVYSSSNDNPYNLPDLVLKTAVKTHNASTPLSLYLSPPDSLSKYYVYFHFAEIEKLKAAQQRELTINLNDECNLIESVKLDYLNPRTIVQNDPPISGKQISFSIQAAKGTKLPPILNALEVFQSIELPDKTSSIDDAIMDIKKMYNVTRNWQGDPCVPSEYLWDGLNCNDNHHPRIISLNLSSSNMTGEIAISFFNLKAMQSLDLSYNDLTGPLPEFLALLPNLNTFNVNGNKLTGSVLEALLQKFRDGKLILSVGENPDLCMSVPCKRKKKKEYVIPIIASSIAAVLVLLFIFSALAICRRKRQGVDMVTKSNIKSKNQHYSYSEVVSITNNVKTIIGEGGFGKVYLGKLRDETQVAVKLLSTSSNQGYKEFRAEAQLLMIVHHRNLVSLVGYCDEGEKKALIYEYMANGNLHRHLSVTNRNVLTWNERLHIAVDAAHVINILRISYQWYIGGVARLEYLHNSCKPPIIHRDLKPSNILLNEHMQAKIADFGLSRAFTTENDSHVSTRPAGTLGYVDPA, from the exons ATGGAAGAATCTCTATCAATTGCTCATC gtttcATTAGCATTGACTGTGGCAGCGATGAAGATTACATTGACGAGGAAACTGGAATTCCTTACAA TAACAGTTCTGAAAATGCATTCAG gTATCCAAATGATGTCTATGATCGCATCTGGGGCCCTTTACTATTTGACAATTGGATTCCAATTGCCACAAACTCAACCGTTTATTCTTCGAGCAATGATAACCCTTATAACTTACCAGATTTAGTTTTGAAGACTGCTGTCAAAACACATAACGCTAGCACTCCCCTAAGCTTATACTTGAGTCCACCAGATTCTctttcaaaatattatgtttattttcACTTTGCTGAGATTGAGAAGCTTAAAGCTGCCCAGCAGAGGGAATTGACAATTAATTTGAATGATGAATGCAATCTGATTGAATCTGTCAAACTTGATTATCTGAACCCGAGAACCATAGTCCAAAATGATCCACCAATTAGTGGAAAGCAGATTAGCTTTTCAATACAGGCAGCTAAGGGAACTAAGCTTCCTCCAATCCTCAATGCTCTTGAGGTTTTTCAGTCAATAGAGCTCCCAGATAAAACAAGTTCCATAGATGATG cTATCATGGACATCAAGAAAATGTACAATGTTACTAGAAACTGGCAAGGCGATCCATGTGTCCCAAGTGAATACTTATGGGATGGTTTGAACTGCAATGACAACCATCATCCAAGGATCATCTCATT GAACTTGAGCTCAAGCAATATGACAGGGGAGATTGCAATTTCATTCTTCAATCTCAAAGCAATGCAGTCCTT GGATTTGTCATACAATGACTTAACCGGGCCTCTGCCAGAATTTTTGGCACTACTACCGAATTTGAACACCTT TAATGTAAATGGGAACAAGCTCACAGGTTCAGTTCTTGAGGCTCTTCTGCAAAAGTTTAGGGATGGGAAATTAATCTTAAG TGTTGGCGAAAATCCAGATCTTTGTATGTCAGTTCCAtgcaagagaaaaaagaaaaaggaatatgTTATTCCAATCATTGCATCGTCTATTGCAGCAGTCCTGGTTCTTCTGTTCATCTTTAGTGCTCTAGCTATCTGTAGAAGGAAAAGACAAGGAG TAGATATGGTCACCAAATCCAACATCAAATCAAAGAATCAACATTATAGCTACTCAGAGGTTGTGAGCATAACTAATAACGTCAAAACCATCATTGGAGAAGGAGGATTTGGAAAAGTGTACCTTGGCAAACTGAGAGATGAAACTCAAGTTGCTGTTAAGTTGCTCTCTACTTCATCAAACCAAGGCTATAAGGAATTTCGAGCAGAG GCACAACTCTTAATGATAGTCCATCATAGAAACTTGGTTTCTCTTGTTGGATACTGTGATGAGGGTGAAAAGAAGGCACTTATATATGAGTACATGGCTAATGGCAATCTGCACCGGCATTTATCAG TGACAAACAGAAATGTCTTAACTTGGAATGAGAGACTTCATATTGCAGTGGATGCAGCACATG ttataaatatattaagaatAAGTTACCAATGGTATATTGGTGGAGTTGCAAGGTTGGAGTATCTACATAATAGTTGCAAGCCACCTATAATCCATAGAGATTTGAAACCTTCCAACATTTTATTAAATGAACACATGCAAGCCAAGATAGCTGATTTTGGTTTGTCTAGAGCCTTCACAACGGAAAATGACTCTCATGTGTCAACTCGCCCAGCTGGCACGTTGGGATACGTTGATCCTGCATAA
- the LOC126727916 gene encoding receptor-like protein kinase At3g21340: MSNTNVLTWNERIHIVVDAAHGLEYLHNGCKPPIIHRDLKPSNILLNEYMQAKIADFGLSRAFATANDSHVSTRPAGTLGYVDPEFQSSINFNKKSNVYNFGIILFELIIGRTAIVQGPMRNNHILDWVNPLIERGDVQNIIDPRLEGEFNSTSVWKAIELAMPCIPSYAIQRPDMSYVLAELKECLALEMAHERTQRMAIEGNLTTSSIPFK; encoded by the exons ATGTCGAACACAAATGTATTAACTTGGAACGAGAGAATTCATATTGTAGTGGATGCAGCACATG GGTTGGAGTATCTACATAATGGTTGCAAGCCACCTATAATCCATAGAGATTTGAAACCTTCCAACATTTTATTAAATGAATACATGCAAGCCAAGATAGCTGATTTTGGGCTGTCTAGAGCCTTTGCAACTGCAAATGACTCTCATGTGTCAACTCGCCCAGCTGGTACATTAGGATACGTTGATCCTGA ATTTCAATCATCTATAAACTTTAATAAGAAAAGCAATGTCTATAACTTTGGGATTATTTTGTTTGAGCTAATCATTGGCCGCACTGCAATAGTACAAGGCCCTATGAGAAACAACCACATACTTGACTGGGTTAATCCTTTGATTGAAAGGGGTGATGTTCAAAACATTATTGACCCAAGATTAGAAGGAGAATTCAATAGTACTTCTGTTTGGAAAGCTATAGAGTTAGCCATGCCATGCATACCATCATATGCTATCCAAAGGCCAGACATGAGTTATGTGTTGGCTGAACTTAAAGAATGTTTAGCTCTGGAGATGGCTCATGAAAGAACTCAAAGGATGGCAATTGAGGGCAATTTAACAACTTCAAGCATTCCATTCAAATGA